In Terriglobia bacterium, one DNA window encodes the following:
- a CDS encoding carboxypeptidase-like regulatory domain-containing protein, with translation MSTDANGSYQLILDSPPKGDLIVNKPGYAEYLGTLSFQDSAYSRRDFVLEEAKSAIRGRITDLQGTPIEGAVVCTSIMRSFRSETGQILSAPLIVKTDSRGEYEIREVVDGKCWVTASHEEYKENSTFVDMQSGEVKTVDLSLSKAKVRFMKVRVVDSSGVAIQSAWIDGACRTSIDTLSTPDVKGVQRIRLDFEGSTPQLECRVGAPGYLTRAIPINPDLNQPKIEIVLEKAELLTGTVTGPDGNWIEGAKVYFRDDGRFSQTFQTDGFGSFSISIADPPARYIRVSKPGYADRDLTLEPSLISRPLKITLNLAEKPPEVGGGVYGRVFESSGTPSYAFAIHIVPMDEGDAGVRIRSFINLDGEFMINDLPEGKYSLFARRQNDGRPDVSDNPCIIEFRKGIVKGPIVLKIHESVMK, from the coding sequence GTGTCAACAGACGCAAACGGTTCTTATCAATTGATACTGGACTCCCCCCCAAAGGGCGATCTGATTGTAAACAAGCCCGGCTACGCAGAATATCTCGGCACGTTGTCCTTCCAGGATTCTGCCTATTCCAGGAGAGATTTCGTCCTGGAGGAAGCAAAATCAGCCATCCGCGGACGAATCACCGATCTGCAAGGTACGCCGATTGAGGGCGCCGTGGTATGCACCTCGATCATGAGGAGCTTCAGGTCGGAAACCGGCCAGATCCTGAGTGCTCCTTTGATCGTGAAAACGGACTCCCGGGGAGAATATGAGATTCGGGAAGTCGTCGACGGAAAGTGTTGGGTAACGGCCAGCCATGAGGAATACAAGGAGAATTCGACGTTTGTAGATATGCAGAGCGGTGAGGTGAAAACGGTGGATCTCAGCCTGTCGAAGGCAAAGGTCAGGTTCATGAAAGTAAGAGTGGTAGATTCATCGGGAGTGGCCATTCAGTCGGCATGGATAGATGGGGCATGCCGCACTTCCATTGACACGCTCTCCACGCCCGATGTAAAGGGAGTCCAGCGAATTCGGTTGGATTTCGAGGGCTCAACTCCGCAATTGGAATGTCGTGTCGGGGCACCCGGATACTTGACCCGCGCAATCCCGATTAATCCTGATCTCAATCAGCCGAAGATTGAAATTGTCCTCGAAAAAGCAGAGCTTCTGACCGGAACAGTCACTGGACCCGATGGCAATTGGATTGAGGGAGCCAAGGTCTATTTCAGGGATGATGGTCGATTTTCACAAACTTTCCAGACAGATGGATTCGGAAGCTTCTCCATTTCTATAGCGGATCCGCCTGCCAGATATATCCGAGTGTCAAAGCCCGGCTATGCCGACCGAGATCTCACTCTTGAACCCAGCCTCATTTCGAGGCCGCTCAAAATCACCTTGAATCTGGCGGAGAAACCCCCTGAGGTTGGCGGAGGCGTCTACGGCAGGGTCTTCGAATCATCGGGCACACCCAGTTATGCGTTTGCCATCCACATCGTTCCGATGGATGAGGGGGATGCAGGCGTCAGAATTCGCAGCTTTATCAATCTTGACGGCGAATTCATGATCAACGATCTGCCGGAAGGCAAATATTCACTTTTTGCCCGGCGGCAGAATGATGGGCGCCCCGATGTTTCAGATAATCCCTGCATCATCGAGTTTCGCAAGGGCATCGTAAAGGGTCCCATAGTCCTGAAAATCCACGAATCCGTAATGAAGTAG
- a CDS encoding alpha-L-fucosidase, with translation MKHLFALFAAAALVVPLRETAVSPPQPYGPVPSERQVQLQHLELYGFMHFTVNTFTDREWGYGDEKETVFDPTDFDADQMVRTFKAGGLGGVILTCKHHDGFCLWPSKFTEHSVKNSPWRGGKGDVVKEISDACRRQGLKFGVYLSPWDRNHKDYGKPEYIAYYRSQLRELLTGYGPIFTVWLDGANGGDGFYGGARERRNIDRTTYYDWVNTWALIRELQPGACIFSDVGPDTRWVGNESGIAGDPCWATYTPHAPDGTTPVPGFTAYKEGVNGHRDGKFWLPAEVDFSIRPGWFYHPAEDAKVRTPADLFNHYFISVGHGATMLLNVPPDRRGRIHENDAASLAGFGKLLRATFGTNLAKGAKAVPGNVRSGDQRVFGPANLLDDNSETYWATDDDVHTPEVTLEFARPVTFDIVRLREAIRLGQRVDDWALDAWQGGAWRELAKGTAIGACRLVRTQPTTTTKVRLRITRSPVCPAIAEFGLFLEPATPPVPIGKIDIWTPKNADGRRQF, from the coding sequence ATGAAACATTTGTTCGCGCTTTTTGCCGCCGCGGCGCTCGTCGTACCGTTGCGCGAAACCGCCGTATCCCCACCGCAGCCGTACGGCCCGGTGCCTTCCGAGAGGCAGGTTCAGTTGCAGCACCTGGAGCTTTACGGCTTCATGCACTTCACGGTAAACACGTTCACCGACAGGGAGTGGGGCTACGGCGACGAGAAGGAAACCGTGTTTGACCCGACCGATTTCGATGCCGACCAGATGGTGCGCACCTTCAAGGCTGGCGGCCTTGGCGGCGTCATCCTCACCTGCAAGCACCACGACGGTTTTTGCCTGTGGCCGTCAAAGTTCACGGAGCACTCAGTGAAAAACAGCCCGTGGCGCGGCGGCAAAGGCGACGTGGTCAAGGAGATTTCCGACGCCTGCCGGCGGCAGGGATTGAAATTTGGCGTTTACCTCTCCCCCTGGGACCGCAACCACAAGGATTACGGCAAGCCCGAATACATCGCCTACTATCGTAGCCAGCTCCGCGAACTGCTCACCGGCTACGGCCCGATCTTTACGGTGTGGCTCGACGGCGCCAACGGGGGTGACGGCTTTTACGGGGGCGCCCGCGAGCGACGGAACATTGACCGCACGACCTACTACGATTGGGTCAACACCTGGGCCTTGATCCGTGAGCTTCAGCCGGGTGCCTGCATCTTCAGCGACGTTGGTCCGGACACCCGCTGGGTCGGCAACGAGAGCGGCATCGCAGGCGATCCGTGCTGGGCCACCTACACACCCCATGCCCCCGACGGCACGACTCCTGTTCCGGGATTCACGGCCTACAAGGAAGGGGTAAATGGCCATCGCGATGGCAAGTTCTGGCTGCCGGCGGAAGTCGATTTTTCCATCCGTCCCGGCTGGTTTTACCACCCGGCTGAGGATGCCAAGGTCCGGACGCCGGCAGATTTGTTCAACCACTATTTCATAAGCGTCGGTCACGGCGCGACCATGCTCCTGAATGTTCCCCCCGATCGCCGGGGCCGCATCCACGAAAACGATGCCGCATCTCTGGCGGGCTTCGGCAAATTGCTCAGGGCCACATTCGGTACAAACCTCGCCAAGGGCGCCAAAGCCGTTCCCGGCAATGTCCGCAGCGGTGACCAGCGCGTTTTCGGCCCCGCAAACCTGCTCGATGACAACAGCGAAACCTACTGGGCCACCGACGACGATGTCCACACGCCGGAGGTCACATTGGAATTTGCCAGGCCTGTCACCTTCGACATTGTTCGTCTGCGCGAAGCCATACGCCTGGGCCAGCGGGTGGACGACTGGGCGCTCGATGCCTGGCAGGGCGGCGCTTGGCGCGAGTTAGCCAAAGGAACCGCCATCGGCGCCTGCCGCCTGGTGCGTACCCAACCGACAACCACGACGAAGGTGCGCCTCCGCATCACCAGGTCGCCGGTCTGTCCCGCAATCGCTGAATTCGGCCTGTTTCTCGAACCGGCCACGCCCCCGGTACCGATCGGCAAGATCGATATCTGGACGCCGAAAAACGCAGACGGACGCCGACAGTTTTGA
- a CDS encoding aminotransferase class V-fold PLP-dependent enzyme, whose amino-acid sequence MERKDFLKGMAAFLGGLTLTGDMTWAGLRNQLQSAAAGDEERFWKLVRDQFVLDPEWTYLNFGGLGSCPLPVLNSFSEWARNEERAPNAGHDEREWSAVKEKLARVLGKNCRKEDLALISTATEGINTIINGLPLKKGDEVITSTHEHVALNSALLNRMQRDGIVIRLFEPDKERGAGNVERIAGLINSRTRLVFISHVTCTAGQRFPEKDITRLAREKGIWFALDGAQAPICVPFDIIDCGVDFYACSTHKWIMGPKRTGFLYVRQGLLDILRPMTVGASSSERYDIRKNEFVLHPTAQRFEYGTQNDALFYALGTAVDFVETIGTDRIWRHNHAMAERFYQGLREIPGVEILSPQEEAYRSAMISFRMKAYDYAKISEHLAKDKIRARTVTEGGLNCIRVSFHICNHDGEVTRILGSLRKLAA is encoded by the coding sequence ATGGAACGCAAAGACTTCTTGAAGGGGATGGCCGCGTTTCTCGGCGGCCTGACCTTGACCGGAGATATGACCTGGGCGGGGCTTCGAAACCAGCTCCAGAGTGCCGCGGCCGGGGATGAAGAGCGTTTCTGGAAGCTGGTGCGCGATCAGTTTGTCCTGGACCCGGAGTGGACGTACTTGAACTTCGGCGGGCTCGGCTCCTGCCCTCTACCGGTTCTGAACAGCTTTTCGGAATGGGCCCGGAACGAGGAACGGGCTCCCAACGCCGGCCACGATGAAAGGGAGTGGTCGGCAGTCAAGGAGAAGCTCGCGCGCGTGTTGGGGAAAAACTGCCGGAAAGAGGATCTGGCCCTGATCAGCACGGCAACAGAGGGGATCAACACGATCATCAACGGCCTCCCGCTAAAAAAGGGAGACGAGGTCATCACTTCCACACACGAACATGTGGCTCTCAATTCCGCGCTCCTCAACCGCATGCAAAGGGACGGCATCGTCATCCGCCTCTTCGAGCCCGATAAAGAGAGAGGCGCGGGCAACGTGGAGCGCATCGCCGGCCTGATCAACAGCCGGACCCGGCTCGTCTTCATCAGCCATGTCACCTGCACGGCCGGCCAGCGGTTCCCCGAGAAGGATATCACCAGGCTGGCGCGTGAGAAGGGAATCTGGTTTGCCCTGGACGGTGCGCAAGCCCCCATTTGCGTCCCCTTCGACATCATCGATTGCGGCGTCGACTTCTATGCCTGCAGCACACACAAGTGGATCATGGGCCCCAAGCGAACCGGTTTTCTCTATGTGCGCCAGGGGCTCCTCGACATCCTGCGCCCGATGACGGTCGGCGCCTCTTCGTCCGAGCGCTACGACATCAGGAAGAATGAGTTCGTCCTTCACCCGACGGCCCAGCGTTTCGAATATGGAACCCAGAACGACGCCCTCTTCTACGCCCTGGGAACGGCGGTCGACTTCGTCGAGACCATCGGAACGGACCGCATCTGGCGGCATAACCACGCAATGGCCGAGCGCTTCTATCAGGGTCTGCGGGAGATTCCCGGCGTCGAGATCCTTTCGCCGCAGGAGGAGGCCTACCGGTCTGCGATGATCAGCTTCCGCATGAAAGCATATGACTATGCGAAGATCAGCGAGCACCTGGCCAAGGACAAGATCCGCGCCCGCACAGTCACCGAGGGAGGTCTCAACTGCATTCGCGTCTCCTTCCACATTTGTAATCACGACGGGGAAGTTACGCGTATTCTCGGATCGCTCCGAAAGCTGGCTGCGTGA